Proteins co-encoded in one Anopheles moucheti chromosome X, idAnoMoucSN_F20_07, whole genome shotgun sequence genomic window:
- the LOC128306441 gene encoding thioredoxin domain-containing protein 5 homolog — MAVMQRTVTVMVALLVTLASGHSDTTSVHLTKDNFQTELDGSSYFVMFYAPWCDYCKKLAPVWASLAEARNSEPDGQVKIGRVDCTTDGDLCTQHDITGYPMMKLFRKGASGGDGGTKYRGGRDLALFNAYLDEQLSLAGDGAKGTDGDDGSQEDGMPDAPPAPVSPLTELTEDTFAKHVSSGKHFVKFYAPWCGHCTKLAPTWEELARSLEHERDIRVSKIDCTQYRPICTDFEVKGYPTLLWIEDGKKIEKYTGPRTHDDLKQYVARMAGGLKEDDQADKKEGTLEGGAERDDNRSVVVQLSEGDFAHAIAKGVTVVKFYAPWCGHCMRLAPTWEQLAEKLAARDDVKVAKVDCTVDANKELCGEQEVNGYPTVFLYHEGEKVTEYFGHRSLDDLHEFVMQHLQDNGPHDEL, encoded by the exons atggccGTAATGCAGCGAACCGTCACCGTAATGGTGGCACTGCTGGTCACGCTCGCCAGCGGACACTCGGATACGACCAGCGTCCATTTGACGAAGGACAACTTCCAGACGGAGCTCGATGGCAGCAGCTACTTCGTCATGTTCTACGCACCGTG GTGCGACTACTGCAAAAAGCTGGCCCCGGTTTGGGCCTCCCTGGCCGAGGCACGGAACAGTGAACCGGACGGACAGGTAAAGATCGGTCGGGTCGACTGTACGACCGATGGGGATCTCTGCACGCAGCACGATATCACCGGCTACCCGATGATGAAGCTGTTCCGGAAGGGCGCATCCGGTGGGGACGGTGGCACCAAGTACCGTGGTGGGCGGGATCTCGCCCTGTTCAATGCGTACCTGGACGAGCAGCTATCGCTGGCGGGAGACGGTGCGAAGGGCACGGACGGGGACGATGGCTCCCAGGAGGATGGCATGCCGGACGCACCGCCCGCACCCGTTTCGCCCCTCACCGAGCTAACGGAGGACACATTTGCGAAGCACGTCTCCAGCGGGAAACACTTTGTGAAATTCTACGCACCGTGGTGCGGCCACTGTACGAAGCTGGCACCGACCTGGGAAGAGCTGGCCCGCAGCCTCGAGCACGAGCGGGACATTCGCGTGTCGAAGATCGACTGTACGCAGTACCGGCCCATCTGCACGGACTTCGAGGTCAAGGGTTACCCGACGCTGCTGTGGATCGAGGATGGGAAAAAGATTGAAAAGTACACCGGTCCCCGCACGCACGACGATCTCAAGCAGTACGTCGCCCGGATGGCCGGCGGGCTGAAGGAGGACGACCAGGCGGATAAGAAGGAGGGCACACTGGAGGGTGGTGCCGAGCGGGACGACAATCGGTCGGTCGTGGTGCAGCTGAGCGAGGGTGACTTTGCGCACGCGATCGCCAAGGGCGTGACGGTGGTAAAGTTTTACGCACCGTGGTGCGGACACTGTATGCGGCTCGCCCCGACCTGGGAGCAGCTGGCGGAGAAGCTGGCCGCCCGGGACGACGTGAAGGTGGCCAAGGTGGACTGTACGGTGGACGCGAACAAGGAGCTGTGCGGCGAACAGGAGGTGAACGGCTACCCGACCGTCTTTCTGTACCACGAGGGCGAAAAGGTGACCGAGTACTTTGGCCACCGCTCGCTCGACGATCTGCACGAGTTCGTGATGCAGCATCTGCAGGATAATGGGCCACACGATGAGCTGTAA